In one Cottoperca gobio chromosome 12, fCotGob3.1, whole genome shotgun sequence genomic region, the following are encoded:
- the cops4 gene encoding COP9 signalosome complex subunit 4 — MATDVRVELAQLMNSTGSHKDLAAKYRQILEKAIQFTDAEQLESLKAFVEAMVNENVSLVISRQLLTDFCTHLPNLPDATAKAVYHFTLEKIQPRVISFEEQVASIRQHLATIYEKEGDWRNAAQVLVGIPLETGQKQYNVDYKLDTYLKIARLYLEDDDPVQAEAYINRASLLQNESSNEQLQIHYKVCYARVLDFRRKFIEAAQRYNELSYKSIVHETERLEALKHALNCTILASAGQQRSRMLATLFKDERCQQLAAYGILEKMYLDRIIRGNQLQEFAAMLMPHQKATTGDGSSILDRAVIEHNLLSASKLYNNITFEELGALLEIPPAKAEKIASQMITEGRMNGFIDQIDSIVHFETREALPTWDKQIQSLCFQVNNLLEKIRAAAPEWAAQAMETQMTQ; from the exons ATGGCGACCGACGTGAGAGTGGAGCTTGCACAGCTGATGAATTCAACTGGATCTCATAAAGATCTTGCTGCCAA ATATCGACAGATTTTGGAGAAGGCTATTCAGTTTACAGATGCAGAGCAACTGGAATCCTTGAAGGCCTTTGTTGAAGCAA TGGTCAATGAAAATGTCAGTCTTGTCATTTCGAGACAACTACTCACTGATTTCTGCACACATCTGCCCAACCTGCCTGACGCCACAGCTAAAGCAGTGTATCACTTCACCCTGGAAAAGATTCAGCCGAGGGTCATCTCCTTTGAGGAACAA GTAGCTTCAATCAGACAGCACTTAGCAACCATTTATGAAAAGGAGGGAGACTGGAGAAATGCTGCCCAGGTCTTAGTGGGTATACCCCTGGAAACAGGACAGAA GCAATACAATGTTGACTATAAGTTGGATACATACCTGAAAATTGCCCGTCTCTACTTAGAGGACGATGATCCAGTGCAGGCAGAGGCTTACATCAACAGAGCCTCATTGCTTCAGAATGAGTCCTCTAATGAACAGCTACAGATACACTATAAG GTGTGCTATGCCAGAGTCCTAGACTTCAGGAGGAAGTTCATTGAAGCTGCACAAAGATACAACGAGCTATCTTATAAGTCAATTGTCCATGAGACTGAACGTCTGGAGGCACTGAAACATGCCTTAAACTGCACCATACTGGCCTCTGCAG gcCAGCAGCGTTCCCGTATGTTAGCCACTCTTTTTAAAGACGAGCGCTGTCAGCAGCTGGCTGCCTATGGTATTCTGGAAAAGATGTACCTGGACCGTATTATCAGAGGGAACCAGCTGCAGGAGTTTGCTGCCATGCTGATGCCTCACCAGAAAGCCACTACAGGGGATG GTTCCAGCATCCTTGACAGAGCTGTGATTGAACACAACCTCCTGTCTGCTAGCAAACTCTACAACAACATCACGTTTGAAGAACTAGGAGCACTGTTGGAAATCCCCCCAGCAAAG GCCGAGAAAATTGCTTCCCAGATGATCACTGAAGGACGCATGAACGGCTTCATCGACCAGATAGATAGCATTGTACACTTTGAGA CCCGTGAAGCCCTTCCTACTTGGGACAAACAGATCCAGTCTCTGTGTTTCCAAGTCAACAACCTCCTAGAAAAGATCCGTGCGGCTGCTCCAGAGTGGGCTGCACAGGCTATGGAAACCCAGATGACCCAGTAA
- the plac8.2 gene encoding placenta associated 8, tandem duplicate 2 has translation MCKLDYYKQTSAGLDSRCLRSQSVDQEPLLSVSPSFNHLDCILIMAVTNQPGRYAPSDFQTGLCDFCDDCGTCCYGLFCYACLGCSIASAMDECCLCGLTVTMRSVYRTKYNINGSMCNDFMTVLCCPVCSTCQLKRDIDRRKEQGSF, from the exons ATGTGCAAACTAGACTACTATAAACAAACGTCAGCGGGTCTAG ACTCACGCTGCCTTCGCTCTCAATCTGTCGACCAGGAGCCTCTTCTGTCAGTTTCACCATCCTTCAACCATCT AGATTGCATCCTGATCATGGCTGTGACCAACCAACCAGGCAGATACGCACCCTCCGACTTCCAGACGGGCTTGTGTGATTTCTGCGATGACTGTGGAACTT GCTGCTACGGTCTGTTCTGCTACGCGTGCCTCGGCTGCTCCATCGCCAGTGCCATGGACGAGTGCTGCCTGTGTGGTCTGACCGTGACAATGCGTAGCGTCTACAGGACCAAATACAACATCAAT GGCTCGATGTGCAACGACTTCATGACAGTCTTGTGCTGTCCAGTCTGTTCCACCTGCCAACTGAAGAGAGATATTGACCGCAGGAAGGAGCAAGGCTCTTTCTGA